In one Lycium barbarum isolate Lr01 chromosome 7, ASM1917538v2, whole genome shotgun sequence genomic region, the following are encoded:
- the LOC132603644 gene encoding uncharacterized protein LOC132603644: protein MSAIVCRKRSYFEDLQSPSSPISVSPPVSKKLRSSSFITSPPPLSSLFDQLRGLFPHMDTQLLEEALEESGNDLDAAIRSLHELRLGYSDGKSDTKADGEMENGMKPTNAPAAQSEDPSAENNFPAGGAEWVDCFVREMMTATSIDDARARATRLLEGLEKCISSRAGAEAAQNFHKENIMLQQQIEVLLRDNAILKRAVAIQHEHRKESNERNQEVQQLKQLIAQGKEQLRALEINNYALKMHLRQAQQSNSLPGFNSDVF, encoded by the exons ATGTCTGCAATTGTTTGTCGTAAGAGATCGTATTTCGAAGATTTACAATCACCCTCGTCTCCGATTTCAGTGTCGCCGCCGGTGAGTAAGAAGCTTCGTTCTTCTTCTTTCATCACCTCTCCGCCACCGTTGTCGTCTCTCTTCGATCAGCTCAGAGGTTTATTTCCTCATATGGATACTCAG CTACTTGAGGAAGCATTGGAAGAATCTGGAAATGACCTGGATGCTGCTATTAGGAGCCTGCATGAGCTACGCCTTGGATATTCAGATGGAAAGTCGGATACAAAAGCTGATGGAGAGATGGAAAATG GTATGAAGCCCACCAATGCGCCGGCTGCTCAGTCGGAAGATCCTTCAGCTGAAAACAATTTTCCTGCCGGTGGTGCAGAATGGGTTGATTGTTTTGTGAGAGAAATGATGACTGCTACAAGCATAGATGATGCCAGGGCTCGAGCTACTAGATTGCTGGAAGGCTTAGAGAAATGCATTAGCTCACGTGCAGGTGCAGAGGCAGCTCAAAATTTTCACAAG GAAAATATAATGCTGCAACAGCAAATAGAAGTGCTTCTTCGAGATAATGCCATCCTCAAGAGGGCAGTGGCCATTCAGCATGAACATCGGAAAGAGTCTAATGAAAGGAACCAGGAAGTGCAGCAATTAAAGCAGCTGATTGCCCAGGGCAAAGAGCAATTGAGAGCTCTTGAG ATCAACAATTATGCTTTAAAAATGCATTTGCGGCAAGCTCAGCAAAGCAACTCTCTCCCTGGATTCAATTCAGATGTGTTCTAA